One Anaerobacillus alkaliphilus DNA window includes the following coding sequences:
- a CDS encoding GNAT family N-acetyltransferase, whose protein sequence is MIHKKTYNALELKAGQHTLIIEGPISAKELASYKFHEGLVAFRPAQKQFHALLGIADLPEGRIIIARDHDTIIGYATFIYPDELERWSEANMDNLLELGAIEVAAPYRGCKVGKNMLRVSMMDDAMNDYIIITTEYYWHWDLKGTGLSVWDYRKAMEKMMNAGGLVWFATDDPEICSHPANCLMVRIGNRIDQDSIQRFDRIRFQNRFMY, encoded by the coding sequence ATGATACACAAAAAAACTTACAATGCACTAGAATTAAAAGCAGGACAACATACGCTAATTATTGAAGGACCTATCTCGGCAAAGGAACTTGCTTCCTATAAATTTCACGAAGGTTTAGTAGCCTTTAGACCAGCTCAAAAACAGTTTCATGCTCTACTAGGCATTGCCGATCTACCAGAAGGGCGAATTATCATTGCTAGAGACCATGACACCATCATCGGATATGCAACATTTATATATCCGGACGAATTAGAAAGATGGTCCGAAGCAAACATGGACAACTTGCTTGAATTAGGTGCCATTGAAGTTGCTGCACCTTATCGTGGGTGTAAGGTAGGTAAGAATATGCTCCGGGTCTCCATGATGGATGACGCTATGAACGATTATATAATCATTACAACAGAATATTACTGGCACTGGGATTTAAAAGGTACTGGTTTATCTGTTTGGGACTATCGTAAAGCTATGGAGAAAATGATGAATGCAGGCGGATTAGTCTGGTTTGCAACTGATGATCCTGAAATCTGTTCTCACCCGGCAAATTGTTTAATGGTCCGAATTGGAAATAGAATAGATCAGGACTCAATTCAAAGATTTGATAGGATTCGATTCCAAAATCGCTTTATGTACTAA
- a CDS encoding acetoin utilization protein AcuC, whose product MAKLTGDVIMKNAAFIYSEEQQTYKFSNDHPFNQKRLDLTYDLLGKCNALKPEDIIPPRLATDEELLLIHDKEYVNAVKLASKGELRPSMATSYGIGTDDTPMFPNMHEAAALLVGGTLTAVDLVMSGSYLHACNLSGGLHHGFKGRASGFCIYNDSSIAIEYMRKKYNARVLYVDTDAHHGDGVQWAFYDDDDVCTLSIHETGRFLFPGTGNVNERGSGKGYGYSINVPVDAFTEDESWIHAYKTSLREVADFFKPDVILTQNGVDSHYYDPLTHLCSTMEIYREIPKLAHEIAHEYCGGKWIAVGGGGYDIWRVVPRAWSMLWLEMTDNQIGTGSLPGEWLKRWQKDAPVELPTTWEDPSPLYPEIPRKKEISEKNSLTLEKALSHLRNEKEKLRKRED is encoded by the coding sequence ATGGCCAAACTTACCGGGGATGTCATTATGAAGAATGCCGCTTTTATTTATTCTGAAGAGCAGCAAACCTACAAATTCTCTAATGATCACCCCTTTAATCAAAAACGTCTCGATTTAACGTATGATTTACTTGGTAAATGTAATGCCTTAAAACCAGAAGACATTATTCCACCAAGATTAGCAACAGATGAAGAGCTATTACTTATTCACGATAAAGAATACGTAAACGCTGTCAAACTTGCAAGCAAAGGAGAATTAAGACCATCAATGGCTACAAGCTATGGTATTGGTACGGACGATACGCCAATGTTCCCTAACATGCATGAAGCAGCCGCTCTCCTTGTAGGAGGAACTTTAACTGCTGTTGATCTAGTCATGAGTGGCAGCTACTTACACGCCTGTAACCTTAGTGGAGGACTACATCACGGGTTTAAAGGTCGAGCTTCTGGATTTTGTATCTATAACGATAGTTCTATTGCCATTGAATATATGCGCAAAAAATATAATGCAAGAGTCCTTTATGTAGACACTGACGCCCACCACGGAGATGGTGTCCAATGGGCTTTTTACGATGATGATGACGTTTGTACCCTTTCCATCCACGAAACTGGTCGCTTCCTATTTCCTGGTACGGGTAACGTCAATGAACGCGGTAGTGGAAAGGGTTATGGGTATTCCATTAATGTTCCTGTAGATGCATTTACCGAGGATGAATCATGGATCCATGCTTACAAAACATCGTTAAGAGAGGTCGCTGATTTTTTCAAACCTGACGTAATACTTACCCAAAACGGAGTGGACTCACATTATTATGACCCACTAACACATCTTTGCTCAACGATGGAAATATATCGAGAGATCCCAAAGCTAGCCCATGAGATTGCCCACGAATATTGCGGTGGGAAATGGATTGCCGTTGGTGGTGGTGGATATGATATATGGAGAGTTGTCCCACGGGCTTGGTCCATGCTTTGGTTAGAGATGACAGACAATCAGATAGGCACTGGTTCTCTTCCGGGAGAATGGTTAAAAAGGTGGCAGAAAGATGCACCTGTTGAGTTACCAACAACTTGGGAAGATCCGTCACCTCTCTATCCAGAAATACCACGAAAAAAAGAGATTTCCGAAAAAAACTCACTTACCCTAGAAAAAGCTCTTTCACATCTTAGGAATGAGAAGGAGAAATTAAGGAAGAGAGAGGATTAA
- a CDS encoding acetoin utilization AcuB family protein encodes MIVEQIMKRNVIKILDSSTINEAHELMNANRVRHLPVVNETDDLVGIISDRDIRDARSSVFDTEEHLDYFANPVSKIMITDVITAHPLDFVEDVSSMFYEHNIGCLPIEEDDKLVGIITETDILHTLVQLMGAHQPSSQIEVLVENIAGMLAEIATIIKKRNINITSVLVYPSQDLEKKVLVFRLQTMDPRGVISDIEREGYKVLWPNLPGMSL; translated from the coding sequence ATGATTGTTGAACAAATAATGAAACGAAATGTCATAAAGATATTAGATAGCTCTACCATTAATGAAGCACATGAACTAATGAATGCAAATCGCGTTCGCCATTTGCCAGTTGTCAATGAAACTGATGATCTAGTTGGAATAATTTCCGACCGGGATATTCGAGATGCCAGGTCATCTGTTTTTGATACAGAAGAACATCTTGATTATTTTGCAAACCCTGTTTCAAAGATTATGATAACAGATGTCATTACTGCACATCCTCTCGATTTCGTTGAAGATGTATCTTCTATGTTCTATGAACATAATATCGGTTGCTTGCCAATTGAAGAAGATGATAAATTAGTCGGAATCATTACAGAAACTGATATTTTACACACACTCGTACAACTAATGGGGGCTCATCAGCCTAGCTCGCAAATTGAAGTGCTAGTAGAGAATATTGCAGGAATGCTTGCGGAAATAGCTACAATTATTAAAAAACGCAATATAAACATCACAAGTGTTTTGGTATACCCAAGTCAAGACTTAGAAAAAAAAGTACTTGTTTTCAGACTACAGACGATGGATCCACGGGGGGTTATTTCTGATATAGAAAGGGAAGGCTATAAAGTCTTATGGCCAAACTTACCGGGGATGTCATTATGA
- a CDS encoding 5'-methylthioadenosine/adenosylhomocysteine nucleosidase, with the protein MKIGIIGAMDEEIKRLKENIEIQEEIVKATITFYVGTFEGKQVVVCKSGVGKVNAAITTQLLVDIFAVNKIIFTGVAGAVDPELNIGDIVISTSAVQHDLDASALGFKKGEVPMFAYSSDFPADEQLIKLAEQAAKNLDDVKTVKGRILSGDQFIADHKKVEELGHLFEGKCVEMEGASVAHVAMLNDIPFVIIRSMSDKANGEADVNFTEFTKLASERSFSIVHSMVAGM; encoded by the coding sequence ATGAAAATAGGGATTATTGGAGCAATGGACGAAGAGATTAAACGATTAAAGGAAAACATTGAGATACAAGAAGAAATAGTAAAAGCAACAATTACTTTCTATGTAGGAACGTTCGAAGGTAAGCAAGTAGTAGTTTGTAAATCAGGTGTTGGAAAAGTCAATGCAGCTATTACTACTCAATTACTTGTTGACATTTTTGCAGTGAACAAGATTATATTTACAGGTGTAGCTGGAGCAGTTGACCCAGAACTAAATATTGGCGATATTGTTATTTCTACGAGTGCTGTTCAACATGATTTAGATGCGTCTGCCTTAGGGTTTAAAAAGGGTGAAGTTCCGATGTTTGCTTATTCATCAGATTTTCCAGCAGATGAGCAGTTAATAAAGTTAGCTGAACAAGCGGCAAAAAATCTTGATGATGTAAAAACTGTGAAAGGTAGGATATTAAGCGGCGATCAATTTATTGCTGACCATAAAAAAGTCGAGGAACTAGGACACCTCTTTGAAGGAAAGTGTGTAGAGATGGAAGGGGCTTCGGTTGCCCATGTAGCGATGCTAAACGATATTCCGTTTGTGATTATTCGTTCTATGTCGGATAAAGCTAACGGTGAAGCTGATGTGAATTTCACTGAATTTACCAAGTTAGCATCAGAACGTTCTTTCTCAATTGTTCATTCTATGGTAGCGGGTATGTAA